A single genomic interval of Gammaproteobacteria bacterium harbors:
- the queA gene encoding tRNA preQ1(34) S-adenosylmethionine ribosyltransferase-isomerase QueA has protein sequence MRTREFHYELPPDLVAQHPLKQRSASRLLHLDGARGGLLDRVFTDLPGFLDIRDLLVFNDTRVIPARLHGAKTTGGKVEVLVERVLDDHHALAHVKASKAPRVGRRLHLEGGIDVTVTGRRNDLFELCFESDQSVGSLLDAHGHIPLPPYVARPDDRQDRDRYQTVYARHPGAIAAPTAGLHLDDAMLTTLARKGLDQIALTLHVGAGTFQPVRVEDFQQHRMHAEHVEVSPAVCAAVDSCRSRGGRVVAVGTTVVRGLETAARGGTLQPFRGDTDIFITPGFEFRVVDALITNFHLPESTLLMLVCAFGGYARVMAAYRHAIEQRYRFYSYGDAMFITRPSAKASTASTAP, from the coding sequence ATGCGCACCCGCGAATTTCATTACGAACTGCCTCCCGATCTCGTCGCTCAACATCCCCTGAAACAACGCAGCGCGAGCCGGCTGTTGCACCTGGATGGAGCCCGCGGCGGCTTGCTGGACCGCGTTTTTACGGATCTGCCTGGATTTCTTGACATACGGGACTTGCTCGTCTTCAACGACACGCGGGTGATTCCGGCGCGTCTGCATGGCGCGAAAACAACCGGCGGAAAAGTCGAAGTGCTGGTGGAAAGGGTGCTGGACGACCACCACGCGCTGGCCCACGTAAAGGCCAGCAAAGCGCCGCGTGTGGGCCGTCGTCTGCATCTGGAAGGTGGCATTGACGTTACCGTCACCGGCAGGCGGAACGATCTCTTCGAGCTGTGTTTTGAAAGCGATCAATCGGTAGGGTCGCTGCTTGACGCGCACGGGCACATACCCTTGCCGCCTTACGTAGCGCGCCCTGATGACAGGCAGGATCGGGATCGCTATCAAACGGTTTACGCGCGGCATCCCGGAGCGATTGCGGCGCCAACCGCCGGGTTGCATTTGGATGACGCCATGCTGACCACGCTGGCGCGAAAAGGGCTCGATCAAATCGCGCTCACTTTGCATGTCGGCGCCGGCACGTTTCAGCCCGTGCGTGTGGAGGATTTTCAACAGCATCGCATGCACGCTGAGCACGTCGAGGTATCGCCCGCCGTGTGCGCGGCGGTGGATAGCTGCAGGTCACGTGGCGGGCGGGTAGTCGCGGTCGGCACCACCGTCGTTCGCGGCCTGGAGACCGCGGCCCGTGGCGGCACGCTGCAACCGTTTCGCGGCGACACCGACATTTTCATCACACCGGGTTTCGAGTTCAGGGTGGTCGATGCGCTTATCACCAACTTTCATCTGCCGGAGTCCACCCTGCTCATGCTCGTTTGTGCGTTCGGCGGTTATGCGCGAGTTATGGCCGCCTATCGCCACGCGATCGAACAGCGCTATCGCTTCTATAGTTATGGCGACGCGATGTTCATAACGCGACCGTCGGCCAAAGCCTCGACCGCCTCGACAGCGCCGTAA
- a CDS encoding cation transporter gives MERAQLTRFAWLSVAAALLTIALKAIAYYITGSVGLLSDALESVVNLVAAVMVLTTLTVAARPPSELHPFGYGKAEYFSSGVEGALILFAAVGIVWSAVPRLIEPIPLQHVGVGLAITLLAAAVNLAVARVLLAADRNYGSITLEADARHLMTDVWTSVGVVAGVAAVAVTGWERLDPIVALAVAANIIWTGAKLVRRSVLGLLDGALPESDLAAVNKVLDECCNHNVQFHALRTRQAGARKFVSVHILVPGEWTVQRGHDLLEQIEEQIRAAVPGANMFTHLEPLEDPLSWQDIGLDRDAEW, from the coding sequence AGGCTCAGTGGGTTTGTTATCGGACGCGCTGGAGTCAGTGGTCAACCTCGTGGCCGCGGTCATGGTGCTCACCACTTTGACGGTTGCCGCCCGGCCGCCGAGCGAGCTGCACCCGTTCGGTTATGGCAAGGCGGAGTATTTTTCCAGCGGCGTCGAGGGCGCGCTGATCCTGTTCGCGGCCGTGGGCATCGTCTGGTCCGCCGTTCCGCGGCTGATCGAGCCCATTCCGCTGCAACATGTCGGCGTGGGTCTGGCCATCACCTTGCTGGCCGCGGCCGTAAACCTTGCGGTAGCCCGCGTGCTACTGGCTGCCGACCGAAACTATGGCTCGATCACCCTGGAAGCGGATGCGCGACACCTGATGACCGATGTGTGGACTTCGGTCGGCGTCGTGGCGGGAGTTGCGGCGGTCGCCGTCACGGGCTGGGAGCGACTGGATCCGATCGTCGCACTGGCCGTGGCCGCCAACATCATCTGGACGGGCGCGAAGCTGGTGCGGCGGTCCGTGCTGGGTCTGCTGGACGGCGCTTTGCCGGAGTCCGACCTGGCGGCGGTGAACAAAGTGCTGGACGAGTGCTGCAATCATAATGTTCAGTTCCATGCGCTGCGCACCCGGCAGGCAGGCGCACGGAAATTTGTCTCGGTGCACATCCTGGTGCCTGGCGAATGGACCGTGCAGCGGGGCCACGATCTGCTGGAGCAGATCGAGGAGCAGATTCGCGCCGCGGTGCCGGGCGCGAACATGTTCACACACCTGGAGCCGCTGGAGGACCCGCTGTCCTGGCAGGACATAGGGCTCGATCGGGATGCAGAGTGGTAG